In one Mucilaginibacter sp. PAMB04168 genomic region, the following are encoded:
- a CDS encoding DUF4365 domain-containing protein, whose translation MTLQNDDQPIADSFPAPYPKTSPTELQSKITFESLLSTVYVKPDLRVMDKYPNTDGHIELTDQHQHPIGKIEVQLKTLADDDLITPKYQCAKHFLKYCSDSVLPVILVAVNNAQKKAFWLSVDEDVIIDANQRITGESVSIKIPYENCLDGQNHAYLAAWEKLIRAAQTKVKGYNGLLQEKGLLETKLKQLEEGLRPSSLSPEALTEIHIFLNHYNTILDTEFAVMKQTLYARYWKIGIGIASYSVDRCAFVLIPLDSGRNDPIIRELAADSFFKRHEALFDGTILSYSAHISQNTIRNNPEALSYSLIKSEFFRIMEKYNLPVNEPVIAHEYLVNFIDSFQVTLGFEPEQDTYSLKQLNFILKEALPVEIAQNYNFADWVKDFNYNIDSTKNTRPHPNLTRRKENAISLLKADFVPAVKVTVSSELYHMELIYYYLDLLLQSGEQNAIRMYQPEMGPKINMKFDWANWKMPAIIANLELFFQNFTRLYQKYVYQNFRHLQQELDFYDEINTIFYVLVFDDDPAKQPFLEVYKLNADTEVVPKSYFFKQSDPVCPVSRKERFEMEKWDCDFNGVHYKILSVSVETLDFLFELSPTYCLINKQVTKKLKQFFKSKEEVQDTY comes from the coding sequence ATGACTTTGCAAAATGATGATCAACCGATAGCTGATAGTTTCCCTGCGCCGTATCCAAAAACTTCGCCTACGGAACTGCAGTCTAAAATCACTTTCGAGTCCTTACTCAGTACGGTTTATGTTAAGCCGGACCTCCGGGTTATGGACAAGTACCCTAATACGGACGGGCATATCGAATTAACAGATCAGCACCAGCATCCTATCGGGAAAATCGAGGTTCAGCTGAAAACGCTGGCGGATGATGACCTGATCACCCCTAAATATCAGTGTGCTAAACATTTCCTGAAGTATTGCAGTGACAGCGTGCTACCGGTTATTTTGGTCGCGGTAAATAATGCGCAAAAAAAAGCTTTCTGGCTTTCTGTAGACGAGGATGTCATCATTGATGCCAACCAACGTATTACTGGTGAAAGTGTAAGTATTAAGATACCTTATGAAAATTGTTTAGACGGGCAAAACCATGCCTATTTAGCGGCATGGGAAAAACTAATCCGGGCGGCACAAACGAAGGTCAAGGGTTATAACGGCTTATTGCAGGAAAAAGGCTTGCTGGAAACCAAGTTAAAACAATTGGAGGAAGGCTTGCGTCCGTCCAGCTTAAGTCCGGAGGCCCTGACAGAAATCCATATCTTTTTAAATCATTATAACACGATACTGGATACCGAGTTTGCGGTCATGAAACAAACCCTGTACGCCCGTTATTGGAAAATTGGTATCGGCATTGCTTCCTATTCCGTAGATCGCTGTGCCTTTGTATTGATTCCGCTGGATTCGGGCCGTAACGATCCGATCATCCGGGAATTAGCAGCTGATTCATTTTTTAAACGGCATGAGGCGCTGTTTGATGGTACCATACTGAGTTATTCTGCCCATATCAGCCAAAATACCATCAGGAATAACCCCGAAGCGCTCAGTTATTCACTCATCAAATCGGAGTTTTTCCGCATCATGGAAAAATATAATCTCCCGGTAAATGAGCCGGTGATTGCCCATGAATACCTGGTCAATTTCATCGATTCGTTCCAAGTAACTTTGGGCTTTGAGCCGGAGCAAGATACCTACTCATTGAAGCAGTTAAATTTTATACTGAAAGAGGCATTGCCGGTGGAGATCGCGCAGAACTACAACTTCGCGGATTGGGTTAAAGATTTTAATTATAATATCGACAGCACTAAAAATACCAGACCACATCCGAATCTGACCAGGCGTAAGGAGAATGCTATCAGCCTGCTTAAAGCCGATTTTGTACCCGCAGTTAAAGTAACCGTCAGTTCAGAATTGTATCATATGGAACTGATCTACTATTACCTTGACCTGCTGCTGCAATCCGGCGAGCAAAATGCCATCAGAATGTACCAGCCGGAAATGGGACCGAAGATCAATATGAAATTCGACTGGGCCAACTGGAAAATGCCTGCAATCATCGCAAACCTGGAGCTGTTCTTTCAAAACTTCACCCGGCTGTATCAAAAATATGTTTACCAGAATTTCCGGCATTTACAGCAGGAACTGGATTTTTACGACGAAATTAATACGATCTTCTACGTGCTGGTATTTGATGATGACCCGGCCAAACAACCCTTTCTGGAGGTTTATAAACTCAATGCGGACACGGAAGTAGTTCCCAAAAGCTATTTCTTTAAGCAAAGTGATCCGGTCTGCCCGGTGAGCCGGAAAGAACGGTTTGAAATGGAAAAATGGGATTGCGACTTCAATGGCGTGCATTACAAAATCCTGTCGGTAAGCGTGGAAACGCTGGACTTCCTGTTTGAACTATCCCCAACCTACTGCCTGATCAATAAACAGGTCACGAAAAAGCTGAAGCAATTTTTTAAGAGTAAGGAAGAAGTGCAAGACACGTATTAG
- the vsr gene encoding DNA mismatch endonuclease Vsr, which translates to MSRIRSKDTKPELIVRKFLFSRGFRYKLHDKSLAGKPDIVLPKYKTVIFVHGCFWHGHEGCRYFVVPKTRTEWWLNKINTNINKDAASVSRLREAGWKVLTLWECDLRKNTADSTLDNLLKELHT; encoded by the coding sequence ATGTCGCGTATCCGCAGTAAGGATACCAAACCCGAACTGATCGTCCGCAAATTTTTATTTTCACGCGGCTTTCGCTACAAACTCCACGATAAATCACTTGCCGGCAAACCCGATATTGTACTTCCGAAATATAAAACCGTCATCTTTGTTCACGGTTGCTTCTGGCACGGCCATGAAGGCTGCCGCTATTTTGTGGTTCCGAAAACCCGCACGGAATGGTGGCTGAATAAAATCAATACGAACATCAATAAAGATGCGGCATCCGTTTCCAGACTCCGTGAGGCAGGCTGGAAAGTGCTGACCCTATGGGAATGTGACCTCAGAAAAAACACCGCTGACAGCACGCTGGATAACCTTTTAAAAGAATTGCACACATGA
- a CDS encoding DNA cytosine methyltransferase — MPFPIIDLFAGPGGLAEGFSSLTETDNERVFKIKLSIEKDTHAHETLTLRSFVRQFPFKQLPEEYYKFLRRDISIAELYQCYPEEYNEATNEAWQATLGDTPEPEIDRRIEESLNGETNWVLIGGPPCQAYSLAGRSRVGGIQEGDHRVHLYKEYLRIIARHQPSVFVMENVKGLLSAELNGEKIFTKILNDLQHPSSVFPEFNSSGYKIYSLIRSNIKSDSDYLIKSEDYGIPQKRHRVILLGIREDIQIKPSTLNPSKKVDLRSVIGMLPAVRSGIYREFTHTDIVVSGSVQKKKRNYNNLEDSYPAWSERISKYTEELLKTFSGLKYDIEFNPVYPQITGKEYYEVSGDTLPQNHPLHDWYLDPKLNAAVHHISRGHLTLDLKRYLFAALYTKFFHKFPRMEDYRKFGEDLIPDHENAESGKFNDRFRVQLPNEPATTVTSHISKDGHYFIHYDPDQCRSLTVREAARIQTFPDNYFFCGSRTQQFHQVGNAVPPYLAYQIANVVESILVPEKAAVNNDLVLF; from the coding sequence ATGCCTTTCCCCATCATTGATTTGTTTGCAGGCCCTGGAGGACTGGCTGAAGGATTTAGTTCACTGACTGAAACGGATAATGAACGCGTATTCAAGATCAAACTTTCTATTGAAAAAGATACCCATGCGCACGAAACACTGACGCTGCGTTCATTTGTACGCCAGTTTCCGTTTAAACAGCTGCCCGAAGAATATTATAAGTTTCTTCGCCGCGATATTTCCATCGCAGAATTGTATCAGTGTTACCCAGAAGAATATAATGAAGCCACAAATGAAGCGTGGCAGGCTACACTCGGCGATACACCGGAACCGGAAATTGACAGGCGTATCGAAGAAAGTCTTAATGGTGAAACAAACTGGGTACTGATTGGCGGCCCACCCTGTCAGGCGTACTCCCTTGCCGGGCGCTCGCGTGTTGGCGGCATCCAGGAAGGTGATCACCGCGTACATTTATATAAGGAATATCTGCGGATCATTGCCAGGCATCAGCCTTCTGTTTTCGTAATGGAAAATGTGAAGGGCTTGCTTTCTGCTGAATTAAACGGTGAGAAAATATTTACCAAAATATTAAATGACCTTCAGCATCCATCATCAGTTTTCCCAGAATTCAACTCGTCAGGCTATAAAATATATTCACTTATCAGATCAAATATCAAAAGTGATTCCGACTACCTGATTAAATCGGAAGATTATGGAATTCCCCAGAAACGTCACCGGGTAATTCTGCTCGGCATAAGGGAAGATATTCAAATCAAGCCTTCGACACTGAATCCTTCAAAAAAGGTGGATCTCAGATCGGTTATTGGAATGCTGCCGGCTGTACGCAGCGGAATTTACCGGGAGTTCACCCATACTGACATCGTGGTTTCAGGAAGCGTACAGAAAAAGAAACGTAACTATAATAACCTGGAAGACTCTTACCCCGCATGGTCTGAAAGGATATCAAAATATACGGAGGAACTGCTTAAAACATTCAGCGGGCTGAAATACGACATCGAATTCAATCCGGTTTACCCGCAGATAACCGGTAAAGAATATTATGAGGTGTCCGGTGATACCTTGCCGCAAAACCACCCGCTCCACGACTGGTACCTCGATCCAAAGCTCAATGCAGCGGTACACCACATATCCAGAGGGCATCTTACCCTTGATCTGAAGCGTTATTTATTCGCGGCCCTGTATACCAAATTCTTTCATAAATTTCCCAGAATGGAAGATTACCGAAAATTTGGTGAAGATCTTATTCCCGACCACGAAAATGCAGAGTCCGGTAAATTTAACGACCGTTTCCGGGTCCAGCTGCCAAATGAACCGGCAACTACCGTGACCAGCCATATTTCCAAAGACGGCCATTACTTTATTCATTATGATCCTGATCAGTGCAGAAGTCTAACGGTAAGGGAGGCTGCGCGGATACAAACTTTCCCGGACAATTACTTTTTTTGCGGCAGCCGGACACAACAGTTTCACCAGGTTGGTAATGCGGTGCCGCCGTACCTTGCCTACCAGATCGCAAACGTGGTCGAATCTATTCTTGTTCCTGAAAAGGCAGCAGTAAACAATGATCTTGTCCTGTTTTAA
- a CDS encoding ATP-binding protein — protein sequence MKKQEEPNQPGERYEEVPPNPEYLIKSIAEQGYSLETSLADLIDNSISADARHVEVIINTDAEPFVLFLADDGTGMDEETLKKSMHFPSSFLENVRSVKDLGRFGLGLKTASFAQSRKFTVLSRKKSATHFYGRTWDVDFLKKSEKWRIIVNTPEEVNELLEQYYGLSNNFLNRPENFDANTIVVWHSLYKFEEYLDEESRRTTIKHQISEITTEYLSLVFHRFLERKNSPLLIRVNNRVIQPFNPFPGEQDFRPIPNKQRWLKEDVVKMEGFILPSRSIDESREYGSVWATKSRGLMDLEGIYVYRADRIIVFGGWNDVIRKSPILRLARLRVEVGNKVDHLFHLNVAKSQIVIPFDLKSAFLRYVVQLKAEAEREYYNRGIQQFAKKGKKDNLQLFEKKATSKGVAMEINFDFPLLKSLRTGLNSEQNSMLDFIIKMVNTTVNTVRHAHDANVFTGEKEKDGISADDIIKSITVLKSSGVSNKYIKDNILNGLGYTESSLPEEILNLLN from the coding sequence ATGAAGAAACAGGAAGAACCAAACCAGCCCGGTGAAAGATATGAGGAAGTACCCCCAAACCCGGAGTATCTTATCAAATCAATTGCAGAGCAGGGCTATTCGCTGGAAACCTCACTTGCTGATCTTATAGACAACTCCATTTCAGCAGACGCACGTCATGTCGAGGTAATCATCAATACAGATGCGGAACCATTTGTACTGTTCCTGGCGGACGATGGCACAGGCATGGACGAGGAAACGCTCAAAAAAAGCATGCACTTTCCGAGTTCTTTTCTTGAAAATGTACGCTCAGTTAAAGATCTGGGCAGGTTTGGTCTTGGCTTAAAAACGGCCTCATTTGCACAGTCCCGCAAATTTACCGTATTATCGAGAAAAAAAAGTGCCACGCACTTTTACGGTCGTACCTGGGATGTAGACTTCCTTAAGAAATCAGAAAAATGGCGGATAATCGTTAACACCCCGGAAGAAGTAAATGAACTGCTTGAACAATACTATGGTTTGAGCAATAACTTTCTGAACCGGCCTGAAAACTTTGACGCGAATACGATAGTTGTCTGGCATAGTCTTTATAAGTTCGAGGAATATCTCGACGAGGAATCGCGGAGGACAACGATTAAACATCAGATCAGTGAAATCACAACGGAATACCTTTCCTTGGTATTTCACCGGTTTCTGGAACGCAAAAACAGCCCCCTTCTGATCCGGGTAAACAACAGGGTCATACAACCGTTTAATCCTTTTCCCGGCGAACAGGATTTCCGGCCGATTCCGAATAAACAACGATGGCTGAAAGAGGATGTTGTTAAAATGGAAGGATTTATCCTGCCGTCAAGAAGTATAGATGAAAGCAGGGAATACGGTTCTGTGTGGGCAACAAAGTCAAGGGGCCTTATGGACCTGGAAGGTATCTACGTTTACCGGGCTGACCGCATAATCGTTTTCGGCGGCTGGAATGATGTGATCAGGAAATCGCCTATCCTGCGGCTTGCCCGCTTAAGGGTGGAGGTAGGAAATAAAGTAGATCATTTGTTCCACCTCAATGTCGCCAAATCACAGATCGTTATTCCTTTTGACCTGAAGAGCGCATTTCTACGCTATGTTGTTCAGCTGAAGGCGGAAGCGGAAAGAGAGTACTACAATCGGGGCATTCAGCAGTTTGCAAAAAAAGGCAAAAAGGACAATTTGCAGCTTTTTGAGAAAAAAGCTACTTCCAAAGGAGTTGCCATGGAAATCAACTTCGATTTCCCGCTTCTCAAATCGCTGAGAACCGGTTTGAACAGTGAACAAAATTCGATGCTGGATTTCATTATCAAAATGGTAAACACCACGGTTAATACCGTCAGACATGCGCATGATGCAAACGTATTTACCGGTGAAAAGGAGAAAGATGGGATTTCCGCAGATGATATCATTAAATCAATTACTGTCCTGAAGAGTAGCGGAGTATCGAATAAATACATAAAGGATAACATCCTGAATGGGTTGGGTTATACCGAATCCTCACTGCCCGAAGAAATACTAAACCTGCTGAACTGA
- a CDS encoding Z1 domain-containing protein — MINRNYTDELLKFIDSEVAELREGNNPLTRAFFDNPELETKARSAIDIISGLYRWTKLTDEAFKKCFQTAVSEYRANNATDITASMSLQKSWKESWLNETRIKSTNWHYSDRYFRYLKDDGRPDKIVAETQRSSLEILKKIGDPKEDKSFFIKGLVMGSVQSGKTANFNAVINGAIDLDYTLIIVLSGIMEDLRVQTQLRIENDVIGWGVTDLEKGTVDFKGVGNILKFGELGDNSIRQVIIPTSPKADFNKNIKAAEFTLNYKNVLVCKKNSSVLTNLLLWLSDYLSENNDKHGIPFLLVDDEADNASLNNMGHQGREYATKINGHIRALLGLFKRKTYIGYTATPFANVLQDRNEAPDGKWQVKTKINGLPVVKEFAMVPNLAPDDFIELLFPPSVYVGAKHFFETRIEEVKKIEPLVAPPVTDHLDAFPSRVFKETGLPSYNYEPDSRASKKDDPYPQYLPNSLKEAIMCFIISTAIRLSRRSEMIDSKLFQPHNTMLIHISRFTNWQNTTKDLVKKYAEELFTRLDTDLPSSAGSIYSEFERIWFKYYAEVVRNIRTYLAEDYEDEFLTVREFDNIKELLISAASGIQVLAINSATEDELVYTKKTEKKYIAIGGNRLSRGFTLEGLTINYFIRSTDYADTLLQMGRWFGYRPGYLDCCKLFTTRENIHKFDTVTVTVEELEEVFKEINRKKGRPSDFEIRVRNNPKVIKITRASILKNAEDVKLNYSSGIEQSTKFIINKQRIEKSWAGLSALIRSVNWNSRDDIDTCFYSTDSAGLFQFLDLENSFFDFDLQGVKEYVTLCNAQGKLTNWTIGIKRNRHAVTKIPLDKAVSGLPADVNLSIRRGPKEGSPSRDELLFREVFKVSGRSAQIVTSGADFALTLDPGQIAKVKKSFLNRKIKEFTDAGMSPADSKNKAEEIQTIPDKDYRYEMDEKDGILMIYLIDLERVFESERNVLDKELRDKAAELNLDLKIPLFGYALGFPDVGADIGGDYLRYRGMNEENEEEQEEEFIDALNEE; from the coding sequence ATGATTAACCGCAATTACACCGACGAACTCCTAAAATTCATTGATTCGGAAGTAGCAGAACTGCGCGAAGGTAACAATCCGCTGACCCGCGCATTTTTTGACAATCCGGAATTGGAAACAAAGGCCAGATCGGCAATAGATATCATTTCGGGCTTATACCGATGGACGAAGCTGACGGATGAAGCGTTTAAGAAATGTTTTCAGACAGCAGTCAGCGAGTACCGCGCTAACAACGCTACTGACATCACGGCAAGCATGTCCCTGCAAAAATCCTGGAAGGAATCCTGGCTTAACGAAACAAGGATAAAAAGCACGAATTGGCATTACAGCGACCGCTATTTCCGCTATCTTAAGGATGATGGCAGACCGGATAAGATCGTAGCCGAAACACAAAGATCATCCCTCGAAATTCTCAAAAAAATTGGCGACCCGAAGGAGGACAAATCCTTTTTTATCAAGGGGCTGGTGATGGGCAGTGTGCAATCCGGAAAAACTGCCAACTTTAATGCGGTTATCAACGGTGCCATTGATCTGGATTATACGCTCATCATCGTGTTGTCCGGGATAATGGAAGATCTCCGGGTGCAGACGCAGCTCAGAATCGAAAACGATGTGATTGGCTGGGGCGTCACCGATCTCGAAAAAGGAACCGTTGATTTTAAGGGGGTCGGAAATATTCTGAAGTTCGGGGAACTTGGCGATAATTCTATCCGGCAGGTTATCATTCCTACCTCGCCGAAAGCTGATTTTAACAAAAATATCAAAGCTGCCGAATTTACGCTGAACTACAAAAATGTACTGGTATGTAAAAAAAACAGCAGCGTTTTAACTAATCTTCTTTTATGGTTGAGCGACTACCTTAGTGAAAACAATGACAAACACGGCATTCCTTTCCTGCTGGTTGATGACGAAGCCGACAACGCATCATTGAATAATATGGGGCACCAGGGTCGCGAGTATGCCACTAAAATTAATGGTCATATCCGGGCGCTGCTTGGCCTGTTCAAGCGGAAAACCTATATCGGATATACGGCAACCCCTTTTGCAAATGTCCTTCAGGACAGAAACGAAGCCCCCGATGGCAAATGGCAGGTAAAGACTAAAATAAATGGCTTGCCGGTAGTGAAGGAATTTGCAATGGTGCCGAACTTGGCACCAGATGATTTTATCGAATTACTGTTTCCCCCATCCGTTTACGTGGGTGCGAAACACTTTTTTGAAACGAGAATTGAGGAAGTCAAAAAAATTGAGCCGCTGGTCGCTCCCCCGGTTACCGATCACCTGGATGCTTTTCCATCACGTGTCTTTAAGGAAACAGGATTGCCCTCTTATAATTATGAACCCGACAGCCGCGCGTCAAAAAAGGATGATCCCTATCCCCAATATCTGCCGAATTCGCTGAAGGAGGCCATCATGTGCTTTATTATCTCCACAGCGATTCGGCTGAGCAGGCGATCCGAAATGATAGATTCCAAATTGTTCCAGCCGCATAATACCATGCTGATTCATATTTCAAGGTTTACAAACTGGCAGAACACCACAAAGGATCTGGTAAAAAAATATGCAGAGGAACTGTTCACCAGGCTTGATACCGATCTGCCCAGCAGCGCTGGCTCCATCTACAGTGAATTTGAAAGGATCTGGTTCAAATACTATGCGGAGGTAGTCAGAAATATCCGTACCTATCTTGCCGAAGATTACGAAGATGAATTTTTAACCGTCAGGGAGTTTGACAATATTAAGGAACTGCTGATTTCGGCAGCCAGCGGCATTCAGGTGCTGGCTATCAACAGCGCCACAGAAGACGAACTGGTTTATACCAAGAAAACGGAGAAAAAATACATCGCCATCGGTGGTAACCGTCTTTCGAGGGGGTTTACCCTGGAAGGATTAACGATCAATTATTTTATCCGCAGCACGGATTACGCCGATACCCTGCTTCAGATGGGCCGCTGGTTCGGCTACCGTCCCGGTTATCTGGATTGCTGCAAACTGTTTACCACCAGGGAAAATATTCACAAGTTCGACACGGTGACGGTAACCGTGGAGGAACTGGAAGAAGTATTTAAAGAAATCAACCGCAAAAAAGGGCGGCCCTCAGATTTTGAAATAAGAGTGCGGAATAACCCGAAGGTAATTAAGATCACCCGCGCTTCTATTCTAAAAAATGCGGAAGATGTCAAGCTCAATTACAGTTCGGGAATTGAGCAGTCGACAAAATTCATCATCAATAAGCAAAGGATCGAAAAAAGCTGGGCAGGTTTGTCGGCGCTAATTAGATCGGTGAACTGGAACTCCCGCGATGATATCGATACCTGTTTTTATTCAACTGATTCTGCCGGGTTGTTTCAATTTCTTGACCTTGAAAACTCCTTTTTCGATTTTGATCTGCAAGGGGTTAAAGAGTATGTAACGCTTTGCAACGCCCAGGGGAAACTGACGAACTGGACGATTGGCATAAAGCGAAACCGCCATGCAGTCACTAAAATCCCCCTGGATAAAGCTGTTTCAGGCCTGCCCGCGGATGTCAACCTGTCCATCAGACGGGGGCCAAAAGAAGGTTCACCTTCAAGAGACGAACTGCTGTTCAGAGAGGTATTTAAAGTATCAGGCCGCTCCGCACAGATCGTAACATCAGGTGCCGATTTTGCACTGACACTTGACCCTGGTCAGATCGCGAAGGTCAAAAAGAGTTTCCTGAACCGGAAAATTAAAGAATTCACAGATGCGGGAATGTCACCAGCTGATTCAAAAAACAAAGCGGAGGAAATTCAGACCATACCGGATAAGGATTACCGCTATGAAATGGATGAAAAGGACGGTATTCTGATGATCTACCTGATTGATTTGGAGCGCGTTTTTGAATCGGAACGCAATGTCTTGGATAAAGAACTGCGGGACAAAGCTGCGGAACTGAACCTTGACCTTAAAATACCGCTCTTTGGCTATGCCCTGGGTTTCCCTGACGTGGGAGCTGATATTGGCGGAGATTACCTG